The Benincasa hispida cultivar B227 chromosome 9, ASM972705v1, whole genome shotgun sequence genome has a segment encoding these proteins:
- the LOC120086733 gene encoding uncharacterized protein LOC120086733 translates to MDPCPFVRLTVGNLALKVPVASKPARSVVHPSSSPCFCKIKFNKLPVQTAVVPIIQPDNQFPGGQVQSTAATFHLSKSDLDKLAGKSLFVSKPCLKISIYSGRRGTTCGVDSGRLLGRVSVPLDLAGIESRATMFHNGWISVGKDSNGSCAQFHLNVKAEPDPRFVFQFDGEPECSPQVFQIQGNIRQPVFTCKFSFRTGDRTPRSRSLPTESSISRGWLSSFGSERERPGKERKGWSFTVHDLSGSPVAAASMVTPFVPSPGSDRVSRSNPGSWLILRPGDDTWKPWGRLEAWRERGGSDGLGYRFELIPDTNSGMSAAGIVLAESTLNTNKGGKFVIDLGGRSTPTNATSPACSPRSSGDYGYGLWPYCVYRGFVMGASVEGEGKCSKPRVEVSVQHVNCTEDAAAFVALAAAIDLSMDACRLFSHRLRKELCQPLDLLA, encoded by the exons ATGGATCCGTGCCCTTTTGTGCGTTTAACCGTCGGGAATCTCGCTCTTAAGGTTCCGGTAGCGTCTAAACCTGCTCGTTCGGTTGTTCATCCTTCTTCGTCTCCTTGTTTTTGTAAAATCAAGTTTAATAAACTGCCGGTTCAAACGGCTGTTGTGCCGATTATTCAGCCGGATAATCAGTTTCCAGGCGGTCAGGTTCAGTCAACGGCGGCTACTTTTCATCTCAGTAAGTCTGATCTCGACAAGCTCGCCGGAAAATCTTTATTCGTTTCGAAACCATGCCTCAAAATTTCTATCTACAGCGGGAGGAGAGGCACGACCTGCGGCGTCGACTCGGGAAGGCTCTTGGGTAGAGTGTCTGTACCTTTGGATCTGGCGGGAATTGAATCCAGGGCAACAATGTTCCACAATGGGTGGATTTCAGTGGGGAAAGACTCCAATGGTTCTTGTGCGCAATTCCATTTGAATGTGAAGGCCGAACCCGACCCGAGATTCGTGTTTCAGTTCGACGGCGAGCCGGAATGTAGTCCGCAGGTGTTTCAGATTCAGGGCAACATTAGGCAACCTGTTTTCACCTGCAAGTTCAGCTTCAGAACCGGCGACCGGACTCCAAGATCCAG ATCATTGCCTACAGAATCAAGCATTTCAAGGGGGTGGCTTAGCTCGTTTGGAAGCGAAAGGGAGCGCCCAGGAAAGGAACGAAAGGGTTGGTCATTCACCGTCCACGACCTTTCCGGCTCACCCGTCGCCGCCGCTTCAATGGTCACACCCTTTGTTCCGTCGCCGGGTTCCGACCGAGTCAGCCGGTCCAACCCCGGTTCATGGTTGATTCTACGACCGGGAGACGACACATGGAAACCATGGGGCCGACTCGAGGCCTGGCGGGAGCGTGGTGGATCAGACGGTTTAGGGTACCGGTTTGAGCTGATTCCAGACACGAACAGTGGGATGAGCGCGGCGGGGATTGTACTAGCGGAGTCGACTCTGAACACAAACAAAGGCGGGAAGTTCGTGATTGACTTGGGTGGAAGGTCGACGCCGACGAACGCAACGTCGCCGGCGTGCAGCCCGAGGAGCAGTGGGGATTATGGGTATGGGCTGTGGCCTTACTGCGTGTATAGAGGGTTTGTGATGGGGGCTAGCGTGGAAGGGGAAGGGAAATGCAGCAAGCCAAGAGTGGAAGTTAGCGTGCAGCACGTGAACTGCACGGAAGACGCTGCCGCATTCGTGGCATTAGCAGCGGCCATCGATCTTAGCATGGACGCTTGCAGGCTTTTCTCACATAGACTCAGGAAGGAACTCTGTCAGCCATTGGATCTTCTTGCTTGA
- the LOC120085402 gene encoding ergosterol biosynthetic protein 28, producing the protein MKLLGWWLMLVGSLRLASVWFGFFDIWALRLAVFSNTTMTEVHGRTFGVWTLLTCTLCILCAFNLENRPIYLATFLSFIYALGHFLTEYLIYHTMSIANLTTVGIFAGTSIIWMLLQWNAHQRIHPKHS; encoded by the exons ATGAAGCTGCTAGGATGGTGGCTGATGCTGGTGGGTTCGCTCCGATTAGCCTCCGTTTGGTTTGGATTCTTCGACATATGGGCCTTGAGGCTCGCCGTCTTCTCAAACACTACCA TGACTGAAGTTCATGGAAGGACATTCGGAGTGTGGACTCTCCTAACATGCACCCTTTGCATTCTCTGTGCATTCAACCTTGAGAATAGGCCCATTTATTTGGCGACATTTTTGTCGTTCATCTATGCTTTGGGGCATTTCTTAACCGAATACTTGATATATCATACCATGTCCATTGCAAATCTGACGACTGTTGGCATCTTTGCGG GTACATCAATAATATGGATGCTGCTCCAGTGGAATGCACACCAGAGAATTCACCCCAAACATTCTTAA